Below is a window of Brachyspira pilosicoli DNA.
ACTGAGGTTCTTTTAACAAATCCATTGATTTAGTGTCTGTAATGAATCCTATTGAGTGCGTAATATTTCCCTGATAAAAATTAAGCTCGGTATTATATAAAGCCTCATAATCATTATACAATACACTCTCCCCCACAAACATATATTGCCTATTAAAACCTTCACCAAAATGGAATTTCCTCTTTCCTATGTAAAAGGCTAAAATTTCATTTATATAATTAAACTGTATTTCATCAAAATTAAAAGAAATATAAGCATTATTATCATTTTGTTTTATAAGGTTTCCATTATCATAAATAAACTCTCTATTATCTTTGGTATATATTCTAATTGCAGGCTTAAATGAAAAATAAAGATTATTATTAAGATATTCAAAGCCTAAATAAAAATAAGTATTATTACTTAATATTGAATTGGCTATATATTCAGTTTCTTTTAAATCTATATAATTAAAACTATTCTTTATACCGAATTTAGGAGTAATATCAGCAAGTGCTATAGATGATACAGCAAATATAAAAATAATTATTTTAATATATTTCATTTTTTGTATAAAATAAAAACTATTTAAATAAACTAAAAAGCATCTTCATATTCTCACTTCTAAAATATGAGCTCGATGAACTTGAAGGCTCTATTTTTGATATATTGCATATTGTGCTTATATTTGTATTAATAATCAGATTATAAAACTCCATATCTTTAAAATAATTATCTTTTATTTTATATATACCTCTTTTTACCGGCTTTCCGCTATTATCAAAAAAATCTATACTGTAGCCACCAGCAATTTTTTTAAGTGCAGCTTTAGCATAAGGAACGCTTCTATTTTTCTTTACTAAATTTATTTCTTCACTGCTTACAATATTTTCAAGCTTATAATCATCTGTAAAATTAATAGACATCAAATCATTCATATTGGCTGCTCCTGTTACAACATAGCTTCCTGAAATTTTTAAAGGAGAAACCTGATTCTTTGCCTGCACAAAAAAACCCTGATTATTGGCTAAAAAAAGAGTATTATTATTTTTTAAATACATTAATTTATAGTCTTTTCCAACTATCATATCAAAATTATTAACAGTTTTTTTGCCGTCTTTTATATCAGTAAATGTTCCAGACATCTTGTAACTTTTACCATCTCTGTTATAAATCTTTACAAAATCATCAAATATATTCTGACTGTACAAATTAAAAGATAAAATGCTTATTATAAATAAAATTTTAATTATTTTGTTACACATATTTTATTACCTCTATTATAGGCATTCTAATAACCTTTATTATTGGATAAATACCTGCTAATATTGATACAGATAACACCCATGCAAATATTAAAACAGTATCTTTGAATGTTAGTAATAAACTTAAAGGATAACCGTCAGTAGCACCAGGAAATTTCATTATAAAGTTTGAAGCATTAAGTATAGCAGAAGCGCTGTAAGAAATAATTATTGAAATAACAGAACTTAATACTGCCATTATAATAATTTCTAAAAATAAAAGTAAGGTTACATTTTTTATATTTATTCCTAATGCACGCATAGTACCAAACTCATTTAAACGCTCTAAAAAATTTGTTGTGAGCATCTGCATAACTGAAACAAATACTAATATACTTAATATAAATAATGCTATCAAATAATTATTAGTATTCATTTCTATTACAGAAAGTAAAAATGCATTCAAATCCTTCCAATCTTTAGCTTCATAGTTTAAATTATTTTCATTAAAATATTGATTAAGATTATTTTTTATTTCAGTAGCCTTTTTATAATCTTTTAAATATACGAGTAAATTATGAGCATTACCATACTCAAGACCAAATACTTCATATACAGCATTAAGCGGACTATATATTGTAATAGCATCAGCAGAACTGTTATTTAAAGATATTGAGCCTACAGCCATTAAAGAGCCTAAACTTATCCCCTCCCCAAAATCAGTCATCAAATTTAAATAAGGCTCTTCATCATAATTAAGATTAAAAAACTCTCCCAAATCTTTACCAAGAACCATTGTATTAACATCATCATCAAATATAGGAGTTCCTGCCTTTAAAGAAACTGATGACATTATTTTTGAAGGCTTTTCATAAGCATAACCTGAAAAGAATTTACTTTTACTTTCATTGCCTACAAGCCCGCTTATATCAAGTTTTTTCTGATAATCATTAACTTCGCCTATAGTGTCAAGTTGTTTATAAATTACTTCAAAATCATTACTATTAAGCATATTAATTTTTTCGCTTTTTGTATCCCAATAAGATTTATCAGCTATTACAACAGAGCCTCCGCTTGTATTAACACTTATAATAATACCTTCTTTTGTGAAGTTATTATATCCGCTTATCATCATAAGTGAAATAAAAGATACTATAATAAGTATCATATTTAAAATTGTTCTGGTTTTATTATACCAAAGATTATCGAATGCTAATTTTATTATATTCATTTATCCGTTCCATTATGATTATTAATAATATTAATTAATTTTAAGTTTTTTAGATTTATTACTTGTGGTGGCTTTGCCCCACAGCTCTGCGTACTTCGTAACGCCCCCAGTTCTTTTGCGACCAAAGGGAGTACCTTTAGGTATGGCACAAAGAACCAAAAAGACTGCATTTTTAATACTAATAAATTATATACTAACTACATTTAATATGTAATTACTGTATATTAAGTATTACTTCGCCATCTCTCATAATATATTTTTTGTCCGCATAATCTTCTATCAATTCATCATGCGAAATAAAAAATCCTATGCCGTTTCTTTTCTTTATAGTCTCTCTTATATATTCATAAATAAATTTGCTTGTTTCTGTATCCAAATTCGCACTAATCTCATCGCCGAATATATAAGGAGCTTCACTTACCAATGCCCTTGCAATTGCAACTCTCTGTTTCTGCCCTCCTGAAAGCTGTTCCGGTTTCTTCTTTTTTAAATTGTCTATTTTTAAGTTTTCTAATATTTCATTAACTTTTTTATTTATATTAGAAGAACTCTCATTTAAAAATTTAAGAGGCAAAGCAACATTATCAAACACGCTCTGAGTTTTTAAAAGTTCAAGCGACTGCAAAATAAGTCCTATATTTGAAAGCCTAAAACTGCTTCTTTCTCTGTCGCTTAATTTTGAAACTTCATCATTATTCCAATAAACAGAACCCTCTGTAGGAATATCTATGCTTGATAATATATGAAGAAGCGTACTTTTACCAGCCCCAGAAACTCCAGCAACCCATACAATTTCACCGTCTTTTATTTCTAAACTAATATTTTTATTTGCAGCTATATTATAATCTTTAGTTTTATATATTTTTGATATATTTTCACATCTTATCATAATTAAAAATCAGCACCCTCCGCACTCAAAAATCCGTCCTTACCTTTATCATAAGAACTCTTTAATAAATATCCGTAAAAACCTTTAGGATACATTTTTAAAGCTTCGTCTAACTCTTTAAAAGCCTTGTCTGTTTCATTTACTTTCATATATGCCATAGACCTATAAATATAAGCCCTGTAAATCATATAATCTGGTAAATTAGTTGTATCATTTAATGAAGTTATCACAGAATAAAAAGCAGCATTATTATAAAAGCCTAAAGTAGCTATTTGCCACATTCCATATACTTGCTTTGCTCTTATGTTGTTTTTATCTTTTAATAATGCCAAACGAGAATAAGTATACATATCAACTATTACACTATAAGGATATTGATTATTAAAAAAAGCAAGTGAAGTAAAAGAGTTTGCAAAATTGGCATAAGAAGCATAAATATCAGAAGATCCTTTTTTGAAAACTTTATCTTTTTTAAGATTTTTATATATCTCTCCTAAAGTTTTATAGTCCTCTTCAAAAGTTCCGCTTGCAATAGACACATTAGCCCAAAGAGTGTAGCATTCTATACTTAAATGCATTTTCTCTTCTTCGCTTAAATTGCTGTTTTTAACTCTATTTAAAATATCCTTAGCTTCGCTCGTTCTTACAAGTCTTGCTCCTGAATGGTATTCATTATTTTTATTATCTATTTCTTTTAATATAGCATTAGCCTCGCTTGAAATCTCTCCGTATAATCCGCATAAAAAGAAAACGTTAATAAAAATCAAAACAATAACTCTAAACATTTTAATTTCCTTATTTTTATTTATTAAACTCAAGCAATTATATATATTAAAATTTTTAAGTTTATAAAAAGTGTTTTTTATATTTTTATTATTTGTGGGGACTAGCCCCCACACCCCCACTTCTTTTGGTGACCCAAAGAAGCAAAAGGACTGCATTTATATACAAAATATAGGCCTTATTTTATACATATTCCAAACATATAAAGCTAAAAAACTTGCACTTTTTGCAACTTTGACGAAGTCCGCACAGCGAAGGCGGGAAAAAGTTGAATAAAAAACTTCTATGACAAAATATAATTGTTTAGCCATATACTAAAAATTATATCTCATTAATTTATCAAACTTTTTCTAAATAATAAAACTATAAATACTATAGCTTTATATGATTGTAATACATACTAATATATTTAATTATATCTTAATTAAACATTCCTTTTCCTTTAGCATTCATATCGATAACATTCTTTATAAAAGCTCCCTCTGGAAATAT
It encodes the following:
- a CDS encoding ABC transporter permease — its product is MNIIKLAFDNLWYNKTRTILNMILIIVSFISLMMISGYNNFTKEGIIISVNTSGGSVVIADKSYWDTKSEKINMLNSNDFEVIYKQLDTIGEVNDYQKKLDISGLVGNESKSKFFSGYAYEKPSKIMSSVSLKAGTPIFDDDVNTMVLGKDLGEFFNLNYDEEPYLNLMTDFGEGISLGSLMAVGSISLNNSSADAITIYSPLNAVYEVFGLEYGNAHNLLVYLKDYKKATEIKNNLNQYFNENNLNYEAKDWKDLNAFLLSVIEMNTNNYLIALFILSILVFVSVMQMLTTNFLERLNEFGTMRALGINIKNVTLLLFLEIIIMAVLSSVISIIISYSASAILNASNFIMKFPGATDGYPLSLLLTFKDTVLIFAWVLSVSILAGIYPIIKVIRMPIIEVIKYV
- a CDS encoding ABC transporter ATP-binding protein — translated: MIRCENISKIYKTKDYNIAANKNISLEIKDGEIVWVAGVSGAGKSTLLHILSSIDIPTEGSVYWNNDEVSKLSDRERSSFRLSNIGLILQSLELLKTQSVFDNVALPLKFLNESSSNINKKVNEILENLKIDNLKKKKPEQLSGGQKQRVAIARALVSEAPYIFGDEISANLDTETSKFIYEYIRETIKKRNGIGFFISHDELIEDYADKKYIMRDGEVILNIQ